In Cryptomeria japonica chromosome 5, Sugi_1.0, whole genome shotgun sequence, the genomic window TGATATAACTTGTATTTAAGAAGTGCGGAAATATGAGTCGAGATATAGAAGGTGTGAATTGATGTGACTTGAAAGTGAATGATGTGCAAGCAGATTCTGCATTGCAAATGTGCGAAAGTTAGTTTGTGAAGTTCTTTGATGATGATAGATTCAGTGTGATAGAACTATTTAAGTCAATGGTTGATGTCAGATgtgtttgtcatgatattggttgcttgacacaATGGTACTAGGAAAATTTAATGATCAAGAGATTATTTTTCAATTCGGTTCTCATATTCTTTCTGTTGTCTGAAAACAATGAGTCTTTTGGgagctctttgtatcttgccctaaggttgtgtgcttTAACCCTGCAAGTCTATTACATGGATATTGCTTCTTGACAGTgaacctaaacattgtaattaaatttatttatattgtgagtatgattctcaccatgttttttccctattGAGTTTTCCACGGATATTTGATGTATatgtgttttttattaagataaacatatttgatgttcatatattgatggttgatattttcactattattataaaataattaaaaattgattaaattttgTTAAATTAATATTGTAAAACCCCCACCCTCACCACCATCCCCACTTTGTCTTGTTGTAGATTCAACATATGTATACATAGGTGCATGAAACTCTTAACTATTGACTATACAatcttctatatatatgtatgcttgacTGAGTAGTTCATGTCTTCGTTTGAAGTGACCAAGCAAGTGAAATAGGTGGTTAGGCATGTTATTTCTGGAGTCAAGTCTCCACACTTTAATTACGCCGTGACTTGCGAGAGTCCCCACTCGTTTAAATATTTGTTGAATTATTTCCCATTTTCTCCCTTGCCGTGCACGGCAGTTTGAACAACAACATCCGTTTTGACTGACAAAGAACGGAAGTCGCGAAGAACGACATCCATTATTACTAGTAAAGGAGACCAACTGGTATAGAGCAAAGACGTTGACGGCTTCGCCCTCAATTTCAATCGGTGGTGGCCCAAGCGGACATACATGTTCTAGACAGTTTCTACAACATGCATCAATTCCTCGCTTCCAATGGTTAACGCCTCTTTAATTATTTGAAAACGGTGCTCATCGTTTCCTTATATTTACTGTATTCATTAAACAGTCAATAATAGTTATATTTGGGTCGCCAACTGAATGAACCCTCTACGACATGACATTTTTATCTTTGACCAATCCCACAACATAACCCTAACTACCATCCAACCCTCTCCCTTAGCAATGGTTTGATTATTTAGCCTACAGATGTAATCCTTCCGTACGCTCATAGCAACACAAATACCATCTCTTGGAATGATATTCTATTTCGAAAGGGGGCTATCGAATATTTTGTTTATGCAAGAATCCTCGAAACTCAATTAATGACAAATTGAATTGGGACTTCACTAATAGCACTCTAAACTTTTAAAACTACAACGTATTTGCCCTGCAAACATCTGATTGGAGTTCAAAGAAATAGgattaaaaaaataacaataaaggaGGAACATATAAGCATAGAGTTAGATATCTAAATTTAAAGGAAAGGAAAGGATCTTTTATAGTCTACCGTGTCAACAATTTGTATATAGAAACCAAACTATACTACAAAGAAGACATACATTTTTTTACCTCTTTGTAGAATTTGAAATTGTAACCTCTCTTTTAAGAATACAAACTTTCCACCACTATGCCAACTGAAGCTGTTAGTCTGTATGCAAGATCCTTAAGAGATCTCGTTTAAAGACTGTCCGGGCGATGATGGAACATCTACCAGCACCAAGTTAATTTGGGGgctgcatctattctggctccaaaacggacctttcgtacagcgtgttagcgacAGCTTAATCAATCACAGCGGTTAattgcaaaattgatggtgtaaaacgcgcgactaaaacccgtgttagtcaatctgtactgtcgTTTTAGAACCAGAATAGATGCATCCTAATTTGAATTAATGGCATAGTAAGAAAGGGCAAATCGGCTCCGTATACATTTTCCCACATTTATTCCTGTCATATCCTCCTCTAAATTTATTGTCACCCGCAGTCGTACCAACAAAAGTATGAGTATTGGTAGGTGCTGGGAAATGTGTTACCTGTCACCTTTCATACAATTCATTTATATATTGAAGTCATCCATGATTTGTGAGAATGATCGTTGGTTCAAATTTGGGTATAAACCTCTCCCACGCACTTACGGCACGCTAgtttaaaataaaacttaaatttcACCAATGTCAGCGAATGTGATTGGAGTAAaaacataaatattaaaattattagggaattttataatattaatatggTTCTAGAGAGATTAATGTGCCTTGCCTATGTTGCAAGTTTAGCCAAAAGGGTTGATAGTATTAATAATGTTAttgttattaatattattattaatatcattGTTAATggaaacattaaacatgatagatAGATTCAATGTTAAAAGATAATATATTTTATAACATATAATTAGCATAATCATTATTCATGATTGCTTTTATAATAATCTTATGAAGGCTTAAAATTTGTGTTGATATAGTATCAATAGTAAGATTATCAAATAGATTTTTGATGATAGTAACACATTTGTGATAGAGGTTTAAATTAAATACAAATGTCTAGTTGGTCTGATGAATTCTAATGTGGTCAATGGCTTCCAATAATAAATGAGTTCAACACCTTGAGACCTTGTTTTTTTGTTGGTGGTGCAATTCCCTTCACTCCCAAATAGTAAACTTGGAGGGATCAACATTGGGATTATTGATCCCTTGAGGAGCAACCTATGTAGGTACCTTGTAGGGTACCTATCATCAAAGGGTGTGAGAATAAATTTCATTAATCCCTTAAACACTGACATTCAAGAGGTATGAAAACTAAAAATATAGACACCCTTGTGTGTACCTTAATGATTAAGGTCTTTGGATAATCCTTCACCGTAGTATTGTGTCATGCCCCTTCATTAGAGGCTTAGTTAACTAGAGGAATTGAGGGAATGAAGAGTATTCTCTCAATTTGTGGACTCAAGGATATGTATATGACATAACATGTTGTGGGTTTATTGATGGGTCTACATTTGTATtgttattttgttgttgttgtaagatgtGCGTGATGGAATTTTTCCTCATCCTCACTCTCTCTCAAGTAGCTTACCTTCAGCAATGGTGTGTGTGTCCTTTCATCTAATACATGTAACATGTGTCAATCATGCAAGCGGGTTGTCCTGGTagtgtgttaaaaaaaaaaatattactggTATTTTTATCCTAGGGTCAAATTATGGGCATTATAGATTTAGATGTACAAGTGCTTTTGAATCAAATATTTTTATAGAATGACATACTTTTGATATATCATATACTTTTCTTTTGAGTATTTAGTGTATGGAATGAGAATTAAAACTATTCTTTGGTTAGATGTAGTATGGAATAGTTCCCTTGGTTGACAATGTATTCATAAGGATGTCAAAATCATAAAATTGAAGGGTAGAAATGAAATAAATGGTTTCTAATAGTACCCAAACATGCATGTGCTTTGTTATTTGTTTATTAAGTGAATCTattcaaaaaataatttatttactttcttttaaccactcaaatattaaatttaagtGTTTTCAAACAAAATTATAAACAATAAATAtaagtaaaatataaataaaaaaaatataatcaatgaaaatatataaaaacaaagtaataaaaaataaatatacaagaaAGATGTaactataaaataatatttaaagatAGTCAAtattacatttaaataattttttaaaaatacattaaaaacattcaaaaatctctTAAATATATCTTTGAATCTTCAAAACTCtttgaaaaatagtcaaacaaaatAAGATATATTTCGTGTATCATACAAACATATCtcaacattaaaatatttattaaactaAAAACAAAATACTTTCTCAATTTCTAATCCAGGAGGCTTGTTAAAATGTTTAAACATAAGATTTAATGATATTGAAAGCAAAATACTATCTATCTAGATACCCTATTAAGAGATTTGCTATCTTGTATTTATTACATTTGTAAACAAAATACCATATCCTTAATATCTAACTTGAGCACCTCCGATTAGTACTCTCCCCCAACAGAAATGCTATAACTCTGTCCATCTGATCAAAGATCTTCTTTCTCCAATTCACTTTAAAAATGAGTGCCAACACCACGGCACAAAATCCTGCTGCAATTGACCATCCAATACTCAGCAGGTACCATGAAAATCCTTGGTTTGCCTCTTCATTGACAGCAATGGTAGGAGGAGAGTGCGGTGAACGAGGGGGAGAACACTTCCAGCTTTCAAGAGGGCATCCGCGCAGATTTGGATTTCCTGAGAATACTGTTTTACCAAATGTTATCATGTGAGGACCTTGCAGTGGTATCACCCCTGACAGATTGTTGTAAGAAAGATTTAAATATCCCAAATAATCCAAAGAACCAAGCTGGAATGGaatttttcctgaaaaattgttcAAAGAAAGGTCCAGCGATTCCAACCGACTGAGACTGCCCATGCTACCTGGAATGTCCCCATTGAAGCTGTTCCTAGAAAGATTTAGAAACATCAAACCTTTAAGATTTCCAATTTTCATTGGAAGATGACCCCATAATCCGTTGTTTGCCAAATCGATGCATGTCATGCCTGAAAAGACGCGACTGTAATACAATTCTGATCCTTTTGTGATTATATCCAAGCCCTCTATATAGTATTTGCTGTCTTCGTCTCTTACAACTCGAAGCCTTGGGCTATCTCTAAGAGCGCCATAAGATATATATTCTGATCTTGAATTTCCTTTAACAATAATGGGGCGACGCACACGGTCTTCTCCAAGGACGGACATAGTTTCGTTTACATCGAGCATGGCCGAGAAATTTAAGTAGGTATTTGGGATTTCACCgaacaaaagattagaagaaagGTCGAGGACTCGAAGCTTGGCCATTCCGCCGATCCGTGGAGGTAGATTGCCTGTCAAGCTGTTTGATCTCAGCACAAGAACTTGTAGACTTGAATAGTTGGCAATCCAAGCTGGAATGTTTCCTATCAAATTGTTTTCTCCTACGTCAAGCACCTGCAGCTCTGAAAGTTGTGCTAAAGACAGAGGAAGAAGTCCTTGGAGATTGTTCTTTTCGAGATGCAAAGACTCAAGTTGTGTTACGCTTCCAAGCTCCTTAGGAATCTCACCCTCCAAATCATTACGTGCCAGGTTGAGCATTACAAGTGCTGACAGCTTGCCCAGACTAGCAGGGATCTCTCCATTTAAACTGTTGTTCTTTAAATTCAGCACGCTAAGATACTGCAAATTACCCAAAGCAACGGGGATATTGCCTCTTAGTTGATTATTTGACAAATCTAGAAAAGCTATAGGAGATGCAATAGTCTCTAATGAAACTGGAATTGGTCCTTTGATTTTGTTGTGTGCAAGTAAAAGAACCTGCAATTGACATAGTTGACGCATATGAATATCTAGCAAGAAAGGGCCACTCAGTTCATTTACAGACAGATCCAACACCAGCAGTGGAACTGGGATTGAAGTAATAGTGAGAGGACCCTCCAAATGATTGTTTGACAGGTTCAAACTCATCAATTCCGATGAGAAATTCCATAGCCAAGGTG contains:
- the LOC131875773 gene encoding LRR receptor-like serine/threonine-protein kinase GSO1, which gives rise to MAVRTNNLCMFTSLSVLYCSFFSIILFLSVHACSPTESRALLSLKAAFLDTHGMLKSWEGDDCCVWLGVHCDEMELGGHVTELNLGNFRLLSKHIPPQLGNLSSLRYLDLHKNLLQGPIPSSLGLLTNLTYIDLSKNMISGPIPPSLGNLLSLIVLDLHDNQLEGSIPFSLGKISTLKSLSLSHNKMSGGLPLSFAQSSSLLSLDLKNNRLNGSIPSLLTLPSSLQTFSLSNNNMTGTVSDEVLLRNSSSLQILDLSHSGLNIHIDSTPWIPPFQLQILNFRSCKIGSPIPSWISTQFKLENLDLSDANLVEDLPPWLWNFSSELMSLNLSNNHLEGPLTITSIPVPLLVLDLSVNELSGPFLLDIHMRQLCQLQVLLLAHNKIKGPIPVSLETIASPIAFLDLSNNQLRGNIPVALGNLQYLSVLNLKNNSLNGEIPASLGKLSALVMLNLARNDLEGEIPKELGSVTQLESLHLEKNNLQGLLPLSLAQLSELQVLDVGENNLIGNIPAWIANYSSLQVLVLRSNSLTGNLPPRIGGMAKLRVLDLSSNLLFGEIPNTYLNFSAMLDVNETMSVLGEDRVRRPIIVKGNSRSEYISYGALRDSPRLRVVRDEDSKYYIEGLDIITKGSELYYSRVFSGMTCIDLANNGLWGHLPMKIGNLKGLMFLNLSRNSFNGDIPGSMGSLSRLESLDLSLNNFSGKIPFQLGSLDYLGYLNLSYNNLSGVIPLQGPHMITFGKTVFSGNPNLRGCPLESWKCSPPRSPHSPPTIAVNEEANQGFSWYLLSIGWSIAAGFCAVVLALIFKVNWRKKIFDQMDRVIAFLLGESTNRRCSS